A portion of the Chromobacterium sp. IIBBL 290-4 genome contains these proteins:
- a CDS encoding DUF4879 domain-containing protein → MRDLSPDCLSGQYGGKMPRKYSRLRYSCSRLLCFCHNVWPFKMPPDGIGKEAGRSFGSVNMKMICFSAAAIAALSAVVAMAQPGGASGSLQSIEAPNLSMPVPARAAKPQGAQTFGSAPALSRLAVAAVYSTKYGGWENMSSIGQAATVGQHGGAQLRVLVQEIGYGNNPVGSYAGGTLPTAKNYQTDPICVVNNQYTSPCPAGYTVVGFYRYYNLDGFTAPGTFSFQDTSSNAPWNTLYTKIYIN, encoded by the coding sequence ATGCGCGATCTGTCGCCGGACTGCCTATCCGGCCAGTATGGCGGGAAGATGCCCCGAAAATATTCGCGCTTGCGTTATTCTTGTTCGCGCCTGCTATGTTTTTGTCATAATGTTTGGCCGTTTAAGATGCCGCCAGATGGCATCGGCAAAGAGGCTGGGCGTTCATTCGGGAGCGTGAACATGAAAATGATCTGTTTTTCCGCGGCGGCGATCGCGGCGCTAAGCGCGGTTGTGGCCATGGCGCAGCCAGGCGGCGCAAGCGGCAGCCTGCAGTCCATCGAGGCCCCCAATCTGTCCATGCCGGTCCCGGCGCGGGCTGCCAAGCCCCAGGGGGCGCAGACGTTCGGCTCCGCGCCGGCTTTGTCCAGGCTGGCGGTGGCCGCGGTTTATTCTACAAAATACGGCGGCTGGGAGAATATGAGCTCGATAGGGCAGGCCGCTACAGTCGGCCAGCATGGCGGGGCGCAGCTCAGAGTGCTGGTGCAGGAGATAGGCTATGGCAACAATCCCGTCGGTTCCTATGCGGGAGGTACTTTGCCGACGGCTAAAAATTACCAGACTGATCCGATCTGCGTCGTCAATAACCAGTACACCAGCCCCTGCCCGGCGGGCTATACCGTGGTCGGTTTTTACCGATATTACAATTTGGATGGTTTTACGGCGCCGGGCACATTCTCCTTCCAGGACACTTCGTCCAATGCGCCGTGGAATACCTTGTATACGAAGATTTACATCAACTGA
- a CDS encoding GNAT family N-acetyltransferase has protein sequence MQLRLYDGVAAVAQSAWPKEEGGGLFVSRAWLAALEETGCVGGDTGWQPLPLALERDGQAVGLAPAYLKRHHRGEYVFDWAWAEAYARAGMDYYPKLVVASPFTPVAGRRLLAAPEDRAALIAGLRQLADDNGLSSAHVLFPQADEAEALAAAGWLLREGVQFHWRNQAYGDFDAFLDTLSRDKRKKIRQERRKVAEAGVTVRTLAGENIGAADWRLFFQCYRQTYLEHRSAPYLNLAFFRLIGERLAKHCVMFVASRDGVDIAASLCIIQGDVLYGRYWGALEPVACLHFELCYYQGLEYAIQTGLKCFEGGAQGEHKLARGFEPVRTVSAHYIADARFREAIAAWLKREREGVTDYVDKLFSHSAYKTLAQDE, from the coding sequence TTGCAATTGCGACTATACGACGGCGTGGCGGCGGTGGCTCAGTCCGCCTGGCCGAAGGAGGAGGGCGGCGGGTTGTTTGTGAGCCGGGCCTGGCTTGCGGCGCTGGAGGAGACCGGCTGCGTGGGCGGCGACACCGGCTGGCAGCCCTTGCCTTTGGCGCTGGAGCGCGACGGGCAGGCGGTGGGGCTGGCGCCAGCTTATCTGAAGCGGCACCATCGCGGCGAGTATGTGTTCGATTGGGCTTGGGCGGAAGCGTATGCCCGCGCCGGGATGGATTACTACCCCAAGCTGGTGGTGGCGTCGCCTTTCACCCCGGTGGCGGGCCGCCGGCTGCTGGCTGCGCCGGAGGATCGCGCGGCTTTGATCGCCGGTTTGCGGCAACTGGCGGACGACAATGGCTTGTCGTCGGCGCACGTGCTGTTTCCGCAGGCTGACGAAGCCGAAGCCTTGGCCGCAGCCGGCTGGCTGTTGCGCGAGGGCGTGCAGTTCCATTGGCGCAATCAGGCTTATGGAGACTTTGACGCTTTCCTGGATACGCTGAGCCGCGACAAGCGCAAGAAGATCCGGCAGGAAAGGCGCAAGGTGGCGGAGGCCGGCGTCACGGTGAGAACGCTGGCGGGAGAGAATATCGGCGCAGCCGATTGGCGGCTGTTCTTTCAATGCTATCGCCAGACTTATCTGGAGCACCGTTCGGCGCCCTATCTCAATCTGGCGTTTTTCCGTTTGATCGGAGAGCGCTTGGCCAAGCATTGCGTGATGTTCGTCGCCAGCCGCGATGGCGTCGATATCGCAGCCAGCCTGTGCATTATCCAGGGCGATGTATTGTACGGCCGCTATTGGGGCGCCCTGGAGCCGGTGGCCTGCCTGCATTTTGAATTGTGCTATTACCAAGGGCTGGAGTATGCGATCCAAACCGGATTGAAATGCTTCGAAGGCGGCGCGCAGGGCGAGCACAAATTGGCGCGCGGTTTTGAGCCTGTGCGCACCGTGTCGGCCCACTATATCGCCGATGCCCGTTTCCGCGAGGCGATCGCCGCTTGGCTCAAGCGGGAGCGCGAAGGCGTGACTGATTATGTCGATAAATTATTTTCGCATTCCGCTTACAAAACGCTTGCGCAAGATGAATAG
- a CDS encoding NAD+ synthase, protein MRIALAQFNPVVGDIAGNAQKIVDLAKQAQAQGADILLTPELALTGYSPEDLLLRDSFYREVAKGLDIIEQLDDITVIVGHPAKIGNERFNAATVLRDGHRLGQYHKMQLPNNEVFDECRYFTPGAAPLVFEQNGVKVGVLICEDIWHLEPAAETADAGAELMLALNASPFHRDKIETRQQMARFRVEETGLPLAYAQMVGGQDELIFDGASFAINKAGDVVAQAAAYDAELLLVDYANGDLQPGAQAKLPDALESIYRALVVGVRDYIGKNGFPGALLGLSGGIDSALTLAVAVDALGADKVHAVMMPSRYTADISVTDSRDMIARLGVKYDEIEIWPMYESFMAALAPSFEGLAMDTTEENLQARIRGTLLMALSNKSGKLVLTTGNKSEMTTGYCTLYGDMAGGFAVLKDVAKTLVFELCRWRNTVSDIIPERIITRPPSAELRPDQKDQDSLPPYEVLDAIMARYVEDNQSAADIIAAGYAEADVKRVVRLLKINEYKRRQAPVGPRVTPRGFGKDWRYPITNKFS, encoded by the coding sequence ATGCGTATCGCACTCGCCCAGTTCAACCCCGTGGTCGGCGACATCGCCGGCAATGCCCAAAAAATCGTCGATCTCGCCAAGCAAGCCCAGGCTCAAGGCGCAGACATTCTGCTGACGCCGGAGCTGGCGCTGACCGGCTACAGCCCGGAAGACCTGCTGCTGCGCGACAGCTTTTACCGCGAGGTGGCCAAGGGGCTGGACATCATCGAGCAGCTGGACGACATCACCGTCATCGTCGGCCATCCGGCCAAGATCGGCAACGAGCGCTTCAACGCCGCCACCGTGCTGCGCGACGGCCACCGCCTGGGCCAGTATCACAAGATGCAGCTGCCCAATAACGAAGTGTTCGACGAGTGCCGCTACTTCACCCCCGGCGCCGCGCCGCTGGTGTTCGAGCAAAACGGCGTCAAGGTGGGCGTGCTGATCTGCGAAGACATCTGGCACCTGGAGCCGGCGGCGGAAACCGCCGATGCCGGCGCCGAGCTGATGCTGGCGCTCAACGCCTCGCCCTTCCACCGCGACAAGATCGAAACCCGCCAGCAGATGGCGCGCTTCCGCGTCGAGGAAACCGGCCTGCCCTTGGCCTATGCGCAGATGGTGGGCGGCCAGGACGAGCTGATTTTCGACGGCGCGTCCTTCGCCATCAACAAGGCCGGCGATGTCGTCGCCCAGGCCGCCGCCTATGACGCGGAATTGCTGCTGGTGGATTACGCCAACGGCGATCTGCAGCCCGGCGCGCAAGCCAAGCTGCCGGATGCGCTGGAAAGCATCTACCGCGCGCTGGTGGTCGGCGTGCGCGACTACATAGGCAAGAACGGCTTCCCCGGTGCGCTGCTGGGCCTGTCCGGAGGCATCGATTCCGCGCTGACGCTGGCCGTGGCCGTGGACGCGCTGGGCGCGGACAAAGTCCACGCGGTGATGATGCCCTCGCGCTACACCGCCGACATCTCGGTGACCGACAGCCGCGACATGATCGCCCGCCTGGGCGTGAAGTACGACGAAATCGAAATCTGGCCGATGTACGAAAGCTTCATGGCCGCGCTGGCGCCCTCCTTCGAAGGCCTGGCCATGGACACTACCGAGGAAAACCTGCAGGCGCGCATCCGCGGCACGCTATTGATGGCGCTGTCCAACAAGAGCGGCAAGCTGGTGCTGACCACCGGCAACAAGTCCGAAATGACCACCGGCTACTGCACGCTGTACGGCGATATGGCCGGCGGTTTCGCCGTACTGAAAGACGTGGCCAAGACCCTGGTGTTCGAGCTGTGCCGCTGGCGCAATACCGTGTCCGACATCATCCCGGAGCGCATCATCACCCGCCCGCCGTCGGCGGAACTTAGGCCGGACCAGAAAGACCAAGACAGTCTGCCGCCCTACGAGGTGCTGGACGCCATCATGGCCCGCTATGTCGAAGACAACCAGTCCGCCGCCGACATCATCGCCGCCGGCTATGCCGAAGCGGACGTCAAGCGCGTGGTGCGGCTGTTGAAAATCAATGAATACAAGCGCCGCCAGGCGCCGGTTGGCCCGCGCGTCACCCCGCGCGGCTTCGGCAAGGACTGGCGCTACCCGATCACCAACAAGTTCAGCTAA
- the lolA gene encoding outer membrane lipoprotein chaperone LolA: protein MKKLLFAALAACLTVPAHASAIAQLKAFVAGSRTLSADFSQIVTNKSKREEATGRLEVSRPGKFRWEYSKPYAQLIVGDGKTLWIYDQDLAQVTRKAQGAALGSSPAALLAGSNEIERSYKLNEAGKQGDLEWLAASPKKQDNTFSAIRMGFKNNMLVEMELTDSFGNDTRIRFLSPQQNVVLPAGRFNFVPPKGVDVVNGD from the coding sequence ATGAAAAAACTACTGTTCGCCGCCCTCGCGGCCTGCCTGACCGTTCCGGCCCACGCGTCGGCCATCGCCCAATTGAAGGCCTTCGTCGCCGGCAGCCGCACGCTGTCGGCCGATTTCAGCCAAATCGTCACCAACAAGAGCAAGCGCGAAGAAGCCACCGGCCGGCTGGAGGTCTCCCGCCCCGGCAAGTTCCGTTGGGAATACAGCAAGCCCTACGCCCAGCTGATCGTCGGCGACGGCAAAACGCTGTGGATTTATGACCAAGACCTGGCCCAGGTAACGCGCAAGGCGCAAGGCGCGGCCCTGGGTTCCAGCCCGGCCGCGTTATTGGCCGGCAGCAACGAGATAGAGCGCAGCTACAAGCTCAACGAAGCCGGCAAGCAGGGCGATCTGGAGTGGCTGGCCGCCAGCCCCAAGAAGCAGGACAACACCTTCAGCGCCATCCGCATGGGCTTCAAGAACAATATGCTGGTGGAGATGGAGCTGACCGACAGCTTCGGCAACGACACCCGCATCCGCTTCCTCTCCCCGCAGCAAAACGTGGTGCTGCCGGCCGGCCGCTTCAACTTCGTCCCGCCCAAGGGCGTGGACGTGGTCAACGGCGACTAA